CTTCGCCTAAGCGCTACGGCCAGCGGTTGGTCGTAGTGCTGTGTGGTCGTCGCCCACATCGGTAGACTTTCTTGTGACCGATTTCCTTAACGTCACTTTCTGTTCCAATGTTGGTGGGACCCCGTCATGACATCCTCACCGGGTTTTCCGCCCTTGCCCCATGATGCAGACACCAAACGAAAACTTTCAGGAACCTCCGATGGAGCCTGCAAGCATATGGTAGTAGTGAAGGTGTGGTAAAAATGAGGGTCAAAAGGAGACAAGAGCGGGACAGGGTACTGCTACAGCAGCTCCTCTAGCCCCTCGTCGCTCAGGTCGCGGAAGTACTCCAGCAGCATGCGGTGGGTGAACACCCAGCCCCCGCCTACCCGCCGCAGCAGCGAGCGGCGCGCCGCCGCGTCGAGCATCGCGGCGATGTCCCACGGCATCGCGCCGCTCTGGACGAGGAGGAGTCGCAGGGTGTAGTGCTGGATGACGGCAGCGCCGCCGTAGAGCAGCCCACCAATGAGTCCAAAAACCAACCCACCGAACAGCACACCACCCAATTCACCAACGAGCCTACCGACCAGCCAGCCAAACAAACCACCGAATACCCCGAGACCCAACCCGCCGAACAGCATATTGCGCGATGAATGGTGAATACCTTCATTGGGAGCGCTGCGGGTATCTGAAACCATATATTTTAGCCCACGCATCAACCCACTGACCAACCCGCCGATGAGCCCAAAGAACACACCGCCCACCACACCGCCCACCACCCATCCCCCTACCCAGCTAAGGAACCCAAGGATCAATACCTCGCGCCAAGAGGTACGAAATGACCGCCAAGACCAATACAAAGAGTCTATCGGTTGCGTGGTATCAGCACCCGCCCCATTGGGCAGAATCTCTCGAATTACACGGCGGATGTCTTCAACGGGAGCCATACGGATAGCTGAAAGACTAGAGTACAACATGCCGACCAGCACACCGAAGAGCACACCACCGAGTCCATCGACAAGTCCGCCACATATCCCGAGAAACAAAAGAGGACGCCATACGGTACGAAGTGGGGACCACGACCAATACACATACGCTATCGGTTGCGTAGTGGTCGCACCAATCCGGAAAACCATTTCGCCATAGACCCCAAAGAACCAGCCGAAGCAGAGCACACCAGCGATCCCAGCGAGGAGCCCGTCCATCAAGCTACCGAATTGCATACCAACAAGCCCAATAACGAACCCACTAAACCAGCCAGGACTCCACTGCACCAGCCACCGCTTCCAGCGCCTATCCCCCCAATGTGGCTGCATCAACTCCATCAGATACAGGGTCAGGCTACTCACATCCAGCTGCCGCGCCAGCCAGCGCAGCCCGTTCAGGATGCGACGTCGAGAATAACAAGCATCCTCGCCTCTTCCTGGCGGCTCCGTCGCGAACATACGGCGCACAAAGGCTGCGAAGATCGCCTGCTTTCGCACCTCGGGTGTGGTGGCTGTGCGCAGATCATCCGCAGGCGTATCCGCAAATGCCAGGGCGATGATGCTGAGCAGCAGCGGGGTTTTGAGCAGATCGTAGAGAGAGGGGTCATCCCGCAGCACCCCTCGCACCCCATCCAGAGGCCGCCCACCCCCAGCGAGATAGACGTCAATCTCAGCGTGGGTCAGCACCTGCACGGTGATGGCCGTCGTGCCCTGAAGCGCGGGCAGCGTGCGGTACTCCTCGCTGCGGCAGCACACCACCATCGGCGTGGCCCACGCGTCTGCGTGGTTCGCTCGGTAGGCGTTGATCGCCGCGACACACGCGGCCCGTCGCTCGCCATCCACCTCATCCAGGCCATCCAGCAGCGGAAGGATCTTCCCGCCTTCGACCCAGGGCACGCCAATCTTTTTCGGCACGTGGTACGTGCGGTGGAGCTGCTCAACCATCCAGTCATGAACTGCGGGCTTCTCCTTGCCCCAGGTCGAGAGGGTGAAGACCACCGGGAGCGGGTGGGCGGCATCCACCTCGGCGCGGTCAAGAAGCTGCTCGGCCAGCTCCAGCAGGAGCGTGGTCTTGCCCCCGCCCGGCTCGCCCAGGATGAGCAGCAGGTTTTGGTGCTGGTATTGGTCGTACACCTCGGTGATCTTCGTGTCCTGCGGCAGCAACACGGGCGGAAGCTCTGGCGCTTGCAGCTCCACGTTGTAGGGCCGTGCGGTGCCCTTCGCGAGCCGCAGCGCAAGCCTGGCCTCGTTCCACAGCGATGTGTGGAGCACATCACCAACCTGCTGCCGCGCCTGCTTCAGCATCTTGATGCGGTTGGGGTCGGGCGGGGGCATGGGCGGCGCAGGCCGCTCCGGCGCGTTCATCGTGACATGCTGGGCATTAATGACCTGCTGCACCTGCCAGTTTGGCTGCTCATAGTGTGGTGCGGGGCCGTTCGGCTTACTCGGGTCGGGCGGGGTCGCCATAGGCGCTCATCTGCCGCACGTTGCCGCAGGGGGTGCCCCATGCTACAATGCGGCCACAACACAAGAACATCGCAATGCCCGCTCCTCGGCTGTCCCGGCGAGAGCGGGCGTTGTGTTGGGGCGAGTATAGCATGCCTCATCCGCCCACCGCCATCCCCTGCTGTAATGAGGACTCCATGTCGACCATCACCTACCCCGAGGCCGCCCAGCTCGCCGCCCGCGCCGGAGCCGCCCAACTCGCCTCGGTCTTCGCCGCATCCCAGCCCGGCCAGCCGCTCCCGCCGGTTCCCACCGACGACCCGCGCCCCGCGCTCGACCGCCTGCGCCGCCAGATCGAGCAACGCACCCCGCAGCGTTACCGCTCCGAGGACAGCAAGACCTGGAGCTACGGCCAGGACGATGACCATCGCGTGCGCGGCTTCGCCCACCTCGCCCACGCCCTCGTCGCCGGGGTTCGCAACCTCATCAGCCCCGTGCCCGCCTGCCATGTCGCGCTGGCCACCCGCACCGACTGGGACTGGCTGCGCCAGATGGGCGGGAAGGTGCTCCAGCTCTCTGAGAGCATCCACCACTACCGGCACCTGCCCGACGCCGACCTGCTGCTGCTGCACTACACCGAGCCGACCACCTTCGGCCAGGACCAGCCCGCCATCGCGGGCGCGTGCTTCTTCGGCGCGGGCGTGATCGGCACCATCGAGAGCCACCACCGGGGCGGCGGGCATCTCCTGCTCACCTGGATGCAGGCGCGCTTCCCCGCCCTGCTCGCGCACGACGTGCTCACCCCCCAGGCCGCCGCGTTCTTCGCGCGCCACGGCTTCGCGGCGGTGCAGCTCCCCCTGCCTGAGGCGGTCCACGCCCGTCTGCTGCGCGAGCAGCGCGCCCAGCGCGAGGCCTTCTGCGCCATGCAAAAAGCCATGGGGCGGGAGGCGCTGGCCCCCGACATCTTGGACGACGACCACATCCACCGCCGCATGCTGGTCTGGCCCGCCGACCGCGCCGCCGATCCCCAGGCCCGCGCCGACGAGCTGCGCGCCCTGGCGCTGCCGTGGTGGGTGGCCACGCGCGCGGAGCGGCAGTCCCTGGGCGACCAGGAGGCCGCCGACCGCAACACCATCGCCTTCGTCGCCCGCACCGCCGGGGTGGATATCACCCCACACCTCCACCGGCTGCGGCGGGGGTAGCAGATACACGTGCGGGGTGGCCTGCCTGCGCCACCCCACCCAATCACCTCGACGAAAGCTCCGCCTACCCCGCCCCCAGCGCGCACACGGTCGCGCTGATCTGTGCCGCGTACACGCAAACCATGGGATTATGGTCCCCCAACAACATCGCCGCCCGCTCCAGATTGTCGGCGGTATAGGCGATGGTCGTGGGATTGGGGTGTGCACGCCCAACCTTGGCGATGAGGTCGGTCACCAGATCCGCAACCGCCTCGGTATCCTGACGCTGGGCGACGGGGAGAGCGGCCAGCGCTACGCCAAGCTGCACAACCAGGGTGATGAGCAGCGCCTTCTGGTCCGCGCTGCCATGCGGGATGCGCTGGATATCCGGCAGCAGGTGGGCCAGCATGCCGCCGGACACAGTGCCACCGGGCATGGCAATCTGCTCATGGCCAATATACTCCGTGCCGCCCGCGTTGATCTTCCCCGCGTTCACCGCACCATTGAACACGAAGGCTGACCCGCTGCCCTGCACGTGGGCGGAGTGCTGGTAGAGGTTGTTCCCGGCCTGGTTCACATCCCCCGTGACCTTCACCCCATCATTCTTGAACTGGGTGCTCGTCGCGGGGCGCTGCGCCGCGACGGGATCGCCCGCCACGCTCCCGCCTTGGTGGAGGTCGCCCCCGGCCTGGTTCAGGCTGCCACCGATCTCCATGTCGGTGTTGTCGAACGTCGTCCCTGCCCCGCCCTGCCCCGCCGCCAGCCGCTCCAGTGCGACGCGCAGCGCGGCGATCTCCGCCTCCAGCGCGTCGAACGCGTCGCGCAGCGCGTCCAGCGCGGCGGGCTGCTGCCGCAGCGCGTCCAGCACCGCCGGGAGGTCGGCCAGCTGGGCGGTGAGCGCCGCGCTCTGGGCCGTCAGTCGCTCGATCAGCCAGCCGTGGTAGCGTGCCCAGGCCTGGGTATCGGCGGCCAGCTCGTCACGGAACGCCTCGGCCACCGCAGGCAGCAGCTCCCGCTGGAGTCGCTCCACCTGGCGCGGCTCATGGCCATGGAGCAGTTCCCCCAGCGCCGGGGCGAGCGCCTGCTGCGCGGTGAGCGGGGAGGCTGCGCGCAGGTCGGGCGCGGGGTCGAGAACGGCACCCGCGCAGTCCCGCACCAGGTCAAAGGCCCGCGTGTCCGCCGTGCGGCCATACTCTTTCAGGTAGTCGCGACGCAGTGTCTCCACCGCACGCCGGATGGCGCGCTCACCAGCGTGGGAGAGGGGCGTGCCGCGCTCGGTCAGCGTGCCCGCCTGGCCCCACAGCCCGGCCAGCCCTTCCGAGGTCAAGTTCACGCCGACCCCTCCGGCGATGGTGATCAGCACCGCGTTGCCGGTGAGCATGCTCGCGCCGACGAGCAGGAGGCCGACAACGGTCTTCTGGGTTTCTGTGGGCATCAGCTTCCTCCTGGTATCGCTATGCTTATGCAGTCCGAAGTCGGTTCAATGCCGCGAGGCGCTCACTGAGCTGCGCTGTGAGTGCGCTGTTCCCCGCGTCTTCTACCTCGGTGATGGCCTGGGCCACGAGGTCAAGGAAGGGTTGCTGCTCTTCATCCGGTACCTGCTGCCAGAAGGCACTCAGCTCCTCGATAGGAGACCCAGCGAGGAATGTATCCATCAGCGATAGGGCGGGTTAGTGTAAGGTTCCAGCCAATCTGGAAAAGGGCCAAGATGGAATTTTCCCCAGTAGAGTAGGAAGTCACTACCATACTTATAAAATAACTCACGCACTTGATCTGCGGCCTGCTGTTGGAAGGGGGTATGCTGAAGTGCTGTAAAGGTGGTAAACGCAGCCCACGCGGCAGCCAGGGATGCTTGGCGACAATATTGCTGATCTTCGTTTGGTAGATCAGCTATTTGATCCAGAAGGCCTGCAAGATTCCCTTGCACCATCGCAAAATCGAGCGGTGCCGTATCGGGGCGAAAGAAGCGAAGAGCTTCCTCATAGGCAGCAAGTGCCTCACGAAGGCGTGTGGATTGGTCTTCCCCATCTTGGGTGGCCAGATCACGGAGTACCGTTCCACGATTGTTTTGGGTTGTTGCAAAATCGAGCGGTGCCGTATCGGGGCGAAGGAAGCGAAGAGCTTCCTCATAGGCAGCAAGTGCCTCACGAAGGCGTGTGGATTGGTCTTCTCCTGGGTGACTTGCAAGGTCACAAAGTGTTGTACCCCGGTTAGTTTGTGCCCTAGCAAAGGCAAGAGGATCGGTATCGGGGTGAAAGAAGCGAAGAGCTTCCTCATAGGCAGCAAGTGCCTCACAAAGGCGTGTGGATTGGTCTTCCCCATCTTGGGTGGCCAGATCACGGAGTACCGTTCCACGATTGTTTTGGGTTGCGGCATAGGCATGGGGATCGGTATCAGAGCGGCGGAAGCGGAGAGCTTCCTCATAAGCGGTAAGTGCCTCACGAAGGCGTGTGGATCGGTCTTCCCCATCTTGGCTGGCCAGATCGCGGAGTACAGCCCCACGATTATCTTGGGTTATAGCGAAATCGAGCGGTGTAATATCGGGGCGAAAGAAGTAAAGCGTTCCATCATAGGCGCTGAGGGCCTCAAGAAGACGTACAGCACGATTTTCTCCAGGCAGACTAGCTAAGTGGCGAAGCACAATACCACGATTGTTTTGGGTCGTTGCATAGGTATAGGGATCAGTATCGGGGCGGCGAAAGTGTAGCGCATCATCAAACGCAGTCAGAGCCTCATGCAGGCATGTAGAACGATTTTCTCCAACTCGGCCAGCCAGATCACAGAATACAGTCCCACGATTGTTTTGCACCATAGCAAAAGCGAGCGGTGTTGTATCAGCGTGAAAAAAGTGAAGAGCTTGGTCATACGCCTTAAGGGCCTCATGCAGGCGTGTGGAAGGGTCTTCTTCTGGAAGATTGGCCAATTTGCGGAACAAACTAGCCCGATTACTTTGCGTCATGGCAAAATCAAGAGGAGTTGTATCAGAACGACGAAAATGCAACGCCTCCTCATAGGAGGCGAGCGCCTCATAGAGGCGTGCAGCGCAATCTTCCCCTGGCAGATTTGCAATCATACTAAGAACTACAGCTCGATTGTTTTGGGTAGTAGCAAAATCAAGAGGGTTTGTATCGGGAGAAAAGAAGAGAAGAGTCTCATCATAGGCTGCGAGTGCTCGATACAGAAACCCAGCCCGATCATCATCAAAAGATTTGGCACTTTGGCAAAGTGCGTTTCCCCATATGCCTAGTGCCCATACCGCGTCCGCAGCCGTTCCACGCTGCTGCACCGCTTCCCGCGCCTGGAGACTCCATGTAAGTCCTTCACGCGCAAACCCGAAAGCCGCTTGGAGGGTAGCCACATTATTGATGAGCCGCTGCGCCCGTACGAGATCGTTCTCTATGGCCCACGCGACCGCGTGGCGCACCTGCGGGTAGTCGGGCAGCATCGTATGATAGTGCTGGGCAACATCCGCCTGCTGCATCGCCGCGTCGTAGATCGCCGCATGCTGGGCATTCGCAGCCTCCGCAGCCCCGGCACGCCGCAGGAGGGCCAGCGCATAGCCCCGCAGCAGGCTGTGCTGCTGCCAGCGGTCGCGCTGCTCCGTCCGGCTGAGCAACGCCGCATTGACCAAGGTGTTCATCTGACGGCGGGCGGTTCGTTCATCACACTGCCAGAGCTGGGCGATATGCGCAGTCGCCCACGAGGCATCCTCCGCCATCGTGCCCAGCAGGCGGAACCGCTCCTGCGCTATGGCATCCATGCGCTCATAGCTGTAGGCGAGCACCCGCTCCACATGCTGCTCGCGGTCCCCATTGGGAATCTGAAGGTCGTCGAACCCCTGTCCGGTGCGCAGGGCGGCAACCACCTGCGCCGCCGTCTGCTGCCAGTCCTGCGGGCGGTCGCCATCCAGCCGCAGGACGCCCAGGGCGACATCCAGCGCCAGCGGATGGTAGCCCACCCCCTGCGCCAGCGAGTCGCACCACCCCTGGTGGTCGGCGGGGATGACGTGCCCGAAGAGGCGCAGGGCGATCAGCGCCTGCGCCTCTTCGGGGGTGAGGATGCCCAGCACGTGTTCCCCACCGCCGAGGCCCACCGTCACCGTCTCCAGGCGCGTGGTCAGGATCAGATGCGTCCCATCGGGCAACGCCTCGCGCAGCGGGCGGATCACATCGAGCGACCACACATCATCCAGGATGACCAGCAAGCGGCGATCCCGGAACAGCGTCCGCACCGCGCCCGGATCAAACTGGACGTTGTTATCCAGCGAGGGCGGCAACAACAGCGCCACCTGCGCCCACTGGTTCAGGATGCGCTGCACCTGATCGACGCTGATCTGCGGCCCGATCTCCTGCCAAATCACGCCATCGGGGTACTGCGCATCCAGCTCGTGGGCAAGCTGGCGGGCGAGCGTGGTCTTGCCGATCCCAGGCATGCCCTGGACGGCAGCGGCAGTCGGCCCGCTGATGGCAACCTGCTCACAAGCTGCAAGGAGTTGCGCGACCTGCTGGAGGTCGTGCGTGCGCTGGATCGGCCTGCGGAGCAAGGCGGGCGGGGTCGGGCGCTGCCAGCGGCGCTCGACGCCAATGCTGTTGATAACCACCGCGCTGCCAGCCCCCTCGGCATGGGCCGAATAGAGATAGATGTCCTGGCCTGCCTGGATGATGGTGGCTGGTTGGGCAGGGACAGTAGTGGGCGGCAGCGCAGAAGCCGGAGGTGCGATGGGTGCAACGCCGCGCAGCGTGCGCAGCAGGACTGCGCGTGCGGTCAGATGTGCGAGTTTCTCCTCGGGAGCATCGGCCACGAGCCGGTCGAGCTGCGCCTGGGCCTCATAGGGCTGGAGTACGACCTGGCGCGCGGCAAAGACCTGGCGGGCCGCCTCGTCTGCCGCTTGGAGGAAGGCCTCGATAGCCGCCACGTAGGGCGGCTGCTCATCACGTGCACGCTGGGATCGCCGCAGCTCGGCAAGCCAGATCTGCGCCCGCGCTGCGCCACGCTCGTCGCCCGCCTGCGCAAGCACCGCCGCCCGCTGCGCCACCGCGTCCAGCACCGCGTCCTCCTGGGCGAGGGGGACCCTTTGCCAGATCTGGGACACCTGTGTGACATCTGTCGCCACCACCACCGCCGCCGCCCAGTCGTCGATCTGCTGTGGAATATCGTCCATCGGATGGGGTGTCCTCTCACACTGCACGAGGATGCCAACCAGGGAAGAGCTATCGTGTTGGATACAACGAGTATAGCACGGGGATTTCCCGATGGCCCAACAAACGACGCACCCTGACGCTGCCTCAGGGCACCGTCAGGGCAGGGCATCCCCCAAAAAACACAAACGCGGGGTGGCTCGCCTGAGCCACCCCGCGCCGCCCGCCCACCTCACTCCGCGCTCGCCAGCTCCAGCGCGGCCACCACCACACACGTCTCACTCAAACAGACACCGGCCCAGCACCGCGCCCACCCGCCGCGCCAGCACCGTACCCGCCCGCCCGTGCGTCTCGCCCCCACCAACGGCGCGCCCTTCCTCCTACCACAGATACAGCGCCAGTGGGGCGTCCGCGTAGGTCGCGCGGAAGAAGCCCCACAGCGCCGCCGCATCCCACTGCCCCGCCGTGTCCAGCCGCGCGAAGGCCTCGCTCTGCGCCGCCGTCAGGGGCCGCCCATCCAGCACGAACCCCGCCGCGTCCGGGGCCAGCGCCAGCGGCGTCACCCCCAGGCACACCACCGTGCCCAGCCGCGCGCACGTCGGCTGCCGCTGATCGACGAACAGGTGCAGCACCTCGCCCGCGCGTGCCCGCCCCGCCCGCCGCACCGTGCTCCGCTTGGGCAGCAGCTCGTTCCCCGCATCCGCCCGCAGCTGCGCCGCCAGCGCCAGGTCGCCCGCCGCCAGCGCCGCCCCGTAGCGCACCTGCGCCGCCCACTCCCGCCGGAAGCTCACTGCGGGCATGGCGCGTCCTCCCCGGCCCCCGCCGCCCGCTCCTCCCCTGCCGCGATCTGCACCGAGGTCGCCACCGACCACGCGATGGTCGCCTCCATCAGCCCCTCGACCCGCGCCACCACCGGGCGCGTCGCCCAGTGCGCCAGAATATAGTCCCGCGTCACCGGCTGCGGGATCGCCGCCACCACCGGCGTGATCTCCTTCGTCGCCTCCCCGCTCCCCCGCGTCACGTCCCGCCCCGGCCCCAGCGGGATGCTGCACGCGTAGAACGGCGGCTGCATCTCGGGCTTCCCCTGCTGCCTGCGAAACGCGTCCACCGCGTCCAGCACCGCGTACTGCTGCATCAGCGCGGCGATGATGTCCCCGGTCAGCGTGCCCTTGGCCGTCACCAGCAGCGGCTCGGTGTAGCCCACCGCCGCCAGCGCGCCCACCACCACCCGGAAGCGGATCTGCGACTGCTGCCGCCCGCCGCGCAGGGTCCTCCAGGCGAATGCGATCCCGTAGCGGTCGCCGGTCGTCTGCATCTCGCTGATGGTCTGCACCCCGTCGGCAATCACGTACAGATCTGCCGTCTCCAGCGCCCAGTGCCGCACCACCTGGCCGCTGCCGTGCTTGATCTGCACCTGCGGCACCTTCGCCTCGTGCATGGCCTCGTCGAGCGCCCGCGCGCGCCCCACCTCGCTCAGCCAGCCCGCGTAGAGCGCGCGCTGGGCCGTGGGCAGGCCCGACGACCACTGGAGCACCGGGTCGAGCGCCTGGGGCTGCGGGCGGCGCGCCGGGCCGC
This Chloroflexia bacterium SDU3-3 DNA region includes the following protein-coding sequences:
- a CDS encoding NACHT domain-containing protein, producing the protein MATPPDPSKPNGPAPHYEQPNWQVQQVINAQHVTMNAPERPAPPMPPPDPNRIKMLKQARQQVGDVLHTSLWNEARLALRLAKGTARPYNVELQAPELPPVLLPQDTKITEVYDQYQHQNLLLILGEPGGGKTTLLLELAEQLLDRAEVDAAHPLPVVFTLSTWGKEKPAVHDWMVEQLHRTYHVPKKIGVPWVEGGKILPLLDGLDEVDGERRAACVAAINAYRANHADAWATPMVVCCRSEEYRTLPALQGTTAITVQVLTHAEIDVYLAGGGRPLDGVRGVLRDDPSLYDLLKTPLLLSIIALAFADTPADDLRTATTPEVRKQAIFAAFVRRMFATEPPGRGEDACYSRRRILNGLRWLARQLDVSSLTLYLMELMQPHWGDRRWKRWLVQWSPGWFSGFVIGLVGMQFGSLMDGLLAGIAGVLCFGWFFGVYGEMVFRIGATTTQPIAYVYWSWSPLRTVWRPLLFLGICGGLVDGLGGVLFGVLVGMLYSSLSAIRMAPVEDIRRVIREILPNGAGADTTQPIDSLYWSWRSFRTSWREVLILGFLSWVGGWVVGGVVGGVFFGLIGGLVSGLMRGLKYMVSDTRSAPNEGIHHSSRNMLFGGLGLGVFGGLFGWLVGRLVGELGGVLFGGLVFGLIGGLLYGGAAVIQHYTLRLLLVQSGAMPWDIAAMLDAAARRSLLRRVGGGWVFTHRMLLEYFRDLSDEGLEELL